From Astyanax mexicanus isolate ESR-SI-001 chromosome 11, AstMex3_surface, whole genome shotgun sequence, the proteins below share one genomic window:
- the LOC103023524 gene encoding cell surface glycoprotein CD200 receptor 1-like has translation MENMWVLGAVLVLAVCLTSGEAVRMFPASNKTTSEISEGSRNESVEMGNNITLLCTNEKVEWNKMLYVIWKIYSQEKNCYISVSTSDPAFNNCTDGKQIINESTSGNYSLFIPQFSIKDEGRYICDMSYQAGAFIETINVSTCVRPTLTGWLEKDKDGHTFAVCRAQGKPAASIYWKTPWNVSSPRTNSSINFTVTSRLQLPHKASPIELTCVVPSSSCNKEEIQFNTFQYKVSFQAIEHNWIRLGIFAFFIITLLIIIGIVLIIKKCGLHV, from the exons ATGGAGAATATGTGGGTGTTGGGAGCCGTGCTGGTTCTGGCTGTCTGTCTTACCTCAG GAGAAGCTGTCAGAATGTTTCCAGCATCTAATAAAACAACATCTGAAATTTCTGAAG GTTCCAGGAATGAGAGTGTTGAAATGGGCAACAACATAACTTTACTCTGTACCAATGAAAAGGTAGAATGGAATAAGATGCTTTATGTAATCTGGAAAATCTACTCACAAGAGAAGAACTGTTATATCTCTGTGTCCACAAGCGACCCTGCCTTTAACAACTGTACGGATGGAAAGCAGATAATCAATGAAAGTACAAGTGGAAACTACAGCTTGTTCATCCCTCAGTTTTCAATCAAAGATGAAGGCCGTTACATCTGTGACATGTCTTACCAAGCTGGGGCCTTTATAGAAACAATTAATGTGTCTACATGCG TCCGTCCGACACTGACTGGCTGGCTGGAAAAGGATAAGGATGGTCACACTTTTGCCGTCTGTAGAGCTCAGGGTAAACCAGCAGCTTCCATTTACTGGAAAACCCCGTGGAACGTCTCCTCACCCAGAACAAACTCATCTATAAATTTTACAGTGACGAGCCGTTTACAGCTGCCTCATAAGGCATCTCCCATTGAATTGACCTGCGTAGTCCCCTCCAGCTCCTGCAACAAGGAAGAGATTCAATTTAACACCTTCCAGTATAAGG tcTCTTTCCAGGCTATTGAACACAATTGGATTCGTCTGGGTATTTTTGCCTTTTTCATCATAACACTTCTGATCATCATTGGAATTGTTTTG atCATTAAAAAATGTGGCCTGCATGTCTGA
- the LOC103024369 gene encoding uncharacterized protein LOC103024369, protein MENMWMLGAVLVLAVCLTSGEAVRMSYKTTSENLEGSRNESVEVGTNITLLCTNKKVAWDEMIYVIWKIYSQERNCTISMASNDAAYDDCNDGKWISESENYSLICPHFSIQNEGHYICDMSYQVGGYMESILVSSYVHPTLTGWLEKDEDGQTFAVCEAQSKPAASIYWESQWNVSSLRTSSSKNDSGLFTVTSRLQLPHDASYNNLTCVVSASPSNYWKEVQFNTFQCSVSFQVIERSLICLGIFAFFIVKLLIILGLVLFIKQCCQHI, encoded by the exons ATGGAGAATATGTGGATGTTGGGAGCCGTGCTGGTTCTGGCTGTCTGTCTCACCTCAG GAGAAGCGGTCAGAATGTCTTACAAAACAACTTCTGAAAATCTTGAAG GTTCCAGGAATGAGAGTGTTGAAGTGGGCACCAACATAACTTTACTCTGTACCAATAAAAAGGTAGCATGGGATGAGATGATTTATGTAATCTGGAAAATCTACTCACAAGAGAGGAACTGTACAATCTCTATGGCCTCAAATGACGCTGCCTATGATGACTGTAATGATGGAAAGTGGATCAGTGAAAGTGAAAACTACAGCCTGATCTGCCCTCATTTTTCAATCCAAAATGAAGGCCATTACATCTGTGACATGTCTTACCAAGTCGGGGGCTATATGGAATCAATTCTTGTGTCTTCATATG TCCATCCGACACTGACTGGCTGGCTGGAAAAGGATGAAGATGGTCAAACTTTTGCCGTCTGTGAAGCACAGAGTAAACCTGCAGCTTCCATTTACTGGGAATCCCAGTGGAACGTCTCCTCACTCAGAACGAGCTCATCTAAAAACGACAGTGGACTTTTCACAGTGACGAGCCGTTTACAGCTTCCTCATGATGCATCTTACAACAATCTGACCTGTGTGGTCTCTGCCAGCCCCTCCAACTACTGGAAAGAGGTTCAATTCAACACCTTCCAGTGTTCGG TCTCTTTTCAGGTTATTGAGCGCTCTTTAATTTGTCTTGGTATTTTTGCCTTTTTCATCGTAAAGCTTCTGATCATCCTTGGCCTAGTTTTG ttcaTTAAACAATGCTGCCAGCACATCTGA